A single Sporosarcina sp. FSL W8-0480 DNA region contains:
- a CDS encoding nucleotidyltransferase — MKATGVVVEYNPLHNGHVYHVQQAKAATNADVIIAVMSGNFLQRGEPAFIDKWARTKMALASGVDIVFELPYRFATGHATVFSHGAISLLDAAGCAAFCFGSEDGDIEPFHNTLNLLENYSKEYNQAIRNAMQEGLSYPMALNKAYDAVQPVSEKGGRLVDLSKPNNILGFHYMQAARSINSSMIPTTIKRLGAGYHDDTLDVSKVASATGIRKSFFSTEKLDEVLHFIPESTKEVLHEWQTERMNFGNWESFYPFLRFSILRDGTARLSTIADLSEGIENLIYRAAQKNDSFQPFMNDIKSKRYTWTRIQRMLTHILTGFTKEMRSRIDDPSYLRLLGMTEKGRSYLSGKKKDLPLPLISKVAAFSNPSLDMDIQASDIYALALGNGSIASPIGLDYTTSPIMSNYFSGSSFK, encoded by the coding sequence ATGAAAGCAACAGGGGTTGTTGTTGAATATAACCCTTTGCATAACGGGCATGTATACCATGTTCAGCAAGCTAAAGCAGCGACAAATGCTGATGTAATCATTGCTGTCATGAGTGGTAATTTCCTGCAAAGAGGAGAGCCCGCATTTATCGATAAGTGGGCGCGAACAAAGATGGCTTTGGCGTCCGGTGTGGACATTGTATTCGAGTTGCCTTATCGCTTCGCAACTGGACATGCCACTGTTTTCTCACATGGCGCAATAAGCTTACTTGATGCCGCAGGTTGCGCAGCGTTTTGTTTCGGCAGTGAAGATGGGGACATTGAACCCTTTCACAACACCTTAAACCTTTTAGAAAATTATTCTAAAGAATACAACCAAGCAATAAGAAACGCTATGCAAGAAGGGTTAAGCTATCCAATGGCTTTAAACAAGGCATATGATGCAGTCCAACCTGTCTCTGAAAAGGGCGGAAGGCTTGTTGACCTCTCTAAACCAAACAATATTTTAGGATTTCACTACATGCAAGCAGCCCGTTCGATAAACTCATCAATGATACCCACAACAATTAAAAGGCTTGGTGCAGGATATCATGACGATACATTGGATGTTAGTAAAGTGGCAAGCGCTACTGGGATCCGCAAATCTTTTTTTTCAACAGAAAAGTTAGATGAAGTGCTTCATTTCATCCCCGAATCAACCAAAGAGGTCCTTCACGAATGGCAAACTGAACGAATGAACTTCGGTAACTGGGAGAGTTTTTATCCATTTTTACGTTTTAGTATTTTACGGGATGGAACCGCGCGTCTTTCCACCATTGCCGATCTCTCAGAAGGTATTGAGAATCTGATTTACCGTGCCGCTCAAAAAAACGATTCGTTTCAACCGTTTATGAATGACATTAAATCCAAGCGTTATACATGGACAAGGATTCAACGGATGCTAACACATATTTTAACCGGTTTTACGAAAGAAATGCGCTCTCGGATAGATGATCCTTCATATTTGAGATTGTTAGGCATGACGGAGAAGGGCCGTTCCTATCTTAGTGGAAAGAAAAAGGACTTGCCACTTCCTCTCATCAGCAAAGTGGCCGCCTTTTCGAATCCATCACTTGATATGGATATCCAAGCATCCGATATTTATGCATTGGCGCTTGGGAA